Genomic segment of Sodaliphilus pleomorphus:
GCCTGGCGATTCCTCAACACCGGCAAACATGCCGCCGAGCATCACCGAATAGGCACCTGCAGCCAGGGCCTTGACAATGTCGCCCGAATAGCGAATACCGCCATCGGCAATCAATGGCACGCCTGTGCCCTCGAGAGCCTTGGCCACCTCATAGACAGCACTCAATTGCGGCACACCGATGCCGGCAATAATGCGTGTGGTGCATATCGAGCCAGGGCCAATGCCAACCTTTACAGCGTCGGCACCGTTATCTACAAGATACTTGGCAGCCTCGCCCGTTGCAATGTTGCCAACCACGACATCAACCTGCGGGAACGACTCCTTCACCTGATGCAGCGTGTTGACAACGCCCTTGCTGTGGCCATGGGCCGTGTCGATGACAATGGCGTCGACTCCGGCATCGACGAGTGCCTCGGCACGCTGGAGACTGTCGGCCGTGACGCCTATGCCGGCAGCAACGCGCAAGCGGCCCAGGGCATCTTTGCAGGCATTGGGCTTGTCTTTGGCTTTGGTGATGTCCTTGTAGGTCACCAGTCCTATGAGCTTGCCTTCCTTGTCAACAACTGGCAATTTCTCAATTTTATAGGTTTGGAGTATTTTGGCAGCTTCCTCAAGGTTGGTGGTTGAATTGGTCGTGACAAGATGGTCCTTGGTCATCACCTCATCGATTTTGCGCTCCATGTTGTCTTCAAAACGCAGGTCACGATTGGTGACAATGCCCACCAGTTTCTTGTTTTCATCGACCACAGGGATTCCTCCTATGTGATACCCCTTCATTATCTTGAGGGCATCAATGACACGGCTGCCACGCTTGATGGTTACAGGGTCATAGATCATGCCGTTTTCGGCACGTTTCACAGTGTGCACTTGACGAGCTTGC
This window contains:
- the guaB gene encoding IMP dehydrogenase, encoding MSFIADRVKMEGLTFDDVLLIPAYSEVLPKDVKLQTRFSRNITLNVPLISAAMDTVTESGLAIAIAREGGIGVIHKNMSIDEQARQVHTVKRAENGMIYDPVTIKRGSRVIDALKIMKGYHIGGIPVVDENKKLVGIVTNRDLRFEDNMERKIDEVMTKDHLVTTNSTTNLEEAAKILQTYKIEKLPVVDKEGKLIGLVTYKDITKAKDKPNACKDALGRLRVAAGIGVTADSLQRAEALVDAGVDAIVIDTAHGHSKGVVNTLHQVKESFPQVDVVVGNIATGEAAKYLVDNGADAVKVGIGPGSICTTRIIAGIGVPQLSAVYEVAKALEGTGVPLIADGGIRYSGDIVKALAAGAYSVMLGGMFAGVEESPGDTIIFNGRKYKAYRGMGSLEAMEKGSKDRYFQNDVTEAKKLVPEGIAARVPFKGTLYEVVYQMLGGLRAGMGYCGAATIDDLHHAQFVRITNAGVNESHPHDVTITSEAPNYSRS